The genomic DNA ATTTTTACAACATCTCCTTCTTTTACATCAGAAGTAAAATCTAATGGCAAGTTCCAAAGTACTAGCTTTGCTTGTTTTGCTCTTACAAAATTATAGCTTGAATAAATATTAGATATGGAAATATCTATGTGTATACCATCTTGTGTATCTATAACAATTTTAGGAACATCTTCAGTTATAGCCTCACCAGTAATATCAGAATTGGATGAGTTAATAGTAGAGTAAAATTCAATTTTAAAGTCATACTTGAGTAATATCATTAAGCTATCCTTTATATTTTCTTAATGAAAATGTTTTAATAACCTCCATATTGAGACTAACTTCAACTTCATCAATAAAAGGAGTATCTTTAAATGTGATTGAATTTATAACAACCAAATCTTTAATACCAAATGATGGACTGTAAGCAGTAAATGGTACTTGAGCTTGTAGTCTAGATGCTAGTTGTTCTTTTACCAAATTACTATCAAATTCGAGTAGACAATTACCAAAATAAGTTGATTTCAGCGGTGTTAACATTTCTTTATATAAATTTGTTAAGATGCCACCTGAGAGTGATATAGTCTCGGCTGTTAGAGTTGGATTATAGCTTACATATTCAGCTTTTCTAGAATAATAATTGATAACAGGACGTTTAGAACAACTTGTGTTATAAGTTCTAGTAATAAGTTCAGACTTTGGTTTAATAAAAAATAGTTGTGGAAGGTATCCCATTCCTTTAAGATCGGGTCTTGGAAAAAGAACTATAAAGTTATCAGTACTAAATAAAGCAAAGATTTGGGTTGAAACATCTCTAATTATTTGAAATATTTCATGTGGTGATAATGTATTATTGTTCAATATTTAAGTAACCCTCCTCATTTAAAAGTTAAATTATGGTGTAGATACAGATTTATCTGATTCTTCTTGAAGTTTAGCAAGACTCTCACCACCGTCACCTCCTAAGAATTTAGGAAGTATTGATTTAAGTCTTGCAATTAAGATATCTAAAGAAAAAATATTTTTGATTCCGTTTATTAAGGGATCAACGATATGTGTTTTAAACTTAAAGTCTTTAAGCCATGTGAGTAGATCCGCAGTGACTTTTACTAAAGGATCCATAACCTTAGCAGTTAGTTCTTTAAGCTCATCATCTAATTTGTAAATATTGCTTACTGCTTTATCAGCAGCACTTGCATGTTGCGTGATATTTAAAGAGTTAAAGTCTTTTAGTATCTTTTCTATCATTTTGGTTCTAGAGCTTAAGTCTAGAGTAGCTCCTTGTTCATATTGCATTTGTGATTGTTCAAGATAATCTTTTCTAACTTTTTTAAACTGACTCATCATTGTAAAAATTGCATTACCTTTACCACTTAGAAGTTCAATCACAGAAGATATAGCATCGTCATCACTTGAAGCAATACCACTTGCCTTAAGCTTAGCAGCAAGTTCCACAGATTTTAATACATTATTTTCATTATCAAGTCCCAAGTTAGCAAGGGTACCCTTAATGACACCAGCTTTGCTTAAGAATTCTTCTATGCTTTTGGTTTGCTCAAATGTTTTCATGCCATGTAGATTACTCATTAAGCTTGCTTTTTCGTTTTTTTCAAATATCCTAGAATTTATAAGATTAAATCTTTTTGCAATAGCTTGTTCTTTTATAGCTTCTTTTGCAAATCCAAGAGTATTAGAAGAAACCTTTTTTATAGCATGAGATACTATATTTCCAATGGCAGTTCCTATTGCAATACTTGGGATACCAATTCCTACTTTATTTTGTTGTGTTAACTTACCTTTTCGTTTACTCTCTTCTTTTAATTTTTTATATTCTAATGTTCTTAAATCTTCTGATGACATAGTAGAACGTTTAAATGCTTCACGTTGTGCTTTTTGGAATGTATAGCCTTGCTTTATGAGTTTTTTAGTTTCACTAAGTCTAAACTTTTCTACTTTGTCTCTTAATTTTTCATATTTGGTTTGGTTTTTAAGTTCGCGTTTCTTTTCTTGTAAGTTATATTTAATAAAGTCTTTTGTACTTCCAAGTGATGTTCGTTTGGGTTTGATTAGATTTTCTAACTTGGATATATCTCTTTCTAATGATTTTCGCGTTGCTGCGTGATCTAAGACCCCTTTAAATTTGATTGTAAATTTATCATTCACACGTATCCTCACTTAGAAAGAATAAGTTCTAATATTTGTTTTTCTAACTTAGCTTCAGATATTTTATTAACTTCCATGAGTTCATCATAAAACATGCTTTTAACTTCATTGTAAGAGCATACATTTGTAAATATTGGTAGCCAGTATTTATTTTTTTTAACTTCTTCAAGTAAAGCAAAATAGCGTTCTCTAGTAGTCTGTAGACTTTTTATAAACTGAAGAGCATCTTTAGTAATCATAAGGTTATCCTATCTTGATTGTTATCCTTTATTTTATTTACAACGTGTTCATAATTAAATTCTGTGTCATTTATATAATCAAATTGAACAAAATCTCCAACATTATTTTCATATTCTTTAAGGAAAATAAAAGATGGCTTTTTAAATTCGGGATCTAAATGAAATATATTAAACTCTACACAGTATATAATTGCTACAAGGTAATCTTTATAATAAGTAGCAAATTCTCTATTATTATCCAAAATAAGATAAAATTCATCTAGAAATCCTGGTTTTATCATTAAATTGGTAATTTCCTTTAAATATTTAATTTCGTTCAGTTTTTGGGTGCCTTCATTTTGTGAAAATCCTAATATAGAATCCCATTCATACATTGGTAATACTTTTAGTTGGTACTCATAAGTTTTATCTTTACTTAAAATTTGCATTTTATATCTTGTAATCATTATCTGTCCTTTAATTTATTTTGGTTATTTTTTCACAATTAATTGCTCTGATCTCAAAAGTAACCTTTTCAGCTTCAGATGAGTAGCTTCTAGAGGGTTCTTCTGTAAATACAGCAGTATTACTAATAATTTTTGTTGAAATACGATCATTAAATACAAGATCTAACATTTTGTCATTTTTACTTATATTCATGTTATAAAACTGATCATCTGCTAGTTGTGTAAGTAAAATGTAATCTTGGCTACCAAGCGTAACTTCAATGTTGAATATATAAGTAATGGTTTTAGGATCCCTAAGACTAATAACGGGCAGGCCTCTGTCTTCATTGCTAATTATTGCTCTTGTTGTAGGTTCACTTGTAAATTCTAATTTTCCACTGTTAATTTGCCTACCACCTATTGAAAAATAAACATCTGTTAATTTATATAAATTATTCAAAGCTTAAACCCTCCTCTTAACTGGATAAAGTATTTAAATAATCACTAATGTCTTGTGAAGTAATATTAAGAAGCACGCTATTCATACTAAAGTTGTAAACAATATTTAGTGATAGTAAAAGTTTTAAGCTTGAACTTGGTTCAATCTTAACGTTAAGATCTGAATATGAGACAATCATACCTTTATCAATGAAACTCTTAAGTTTACATTCAATAGCAGTAGTATATGCATTGTCTTTTTTACCATCAAGTTGTAAAGCTGATAATTTACTGTTTTGTCTATTATTAACATTCCATACTCTAACAAGTTCAAAGGTGAGCTCATATTTGATATAGTGATAAGTGAATAATTCATCAATTGCAGCTCCTTCAAGAGTTACACCTTCTTTAAATGCCATAACGCCATCAAGACCCGTTTCATTAAGCAATGAGTAAAAATTAATATTAGCTTTTCTAAGTTTGTCAATATCACCACTATCAGTAATGGGATTCATACCACTGAACTTAAGTCCATAAGGATTAGTTGAATGAAATATACTAGCTTCATGTAAGTATTTAGATATAAATCTTAAATGTAAATGCTCTTCTTTCTTAGAATGAATAACAATAATTTTGGCTTTAGAGTTACTACCATTTTTAAATAACTCTTTTATTTCAGATTCTTTAGTTGCGAATACAAAAAAGTGCTTATCTTCTTTAAAATGTGTATAGTCATCTTTATATACAGTAAGACCATCACCACCGTCATTAGTGCTTGAGTAAGTATTTATAAGAACAACAAAAGTATATCTGTTTTCTTGTAACTGGCTTTTAATTTCCTTTGATTCGTTTGAATCTTTATATATAAGGAGTTTAACTGATCTTAAGCCTTGCTCGCCTGCTGAGAAGAATGCTTGTATTGCTTTTTTTAGGTAAGCTTTTTCTTTGTCAAATGCATCCTGATCGTTACTACCTTCTTTTTCAAGTGCATCAATTTGCTTTGTAAAGCTATTTATATTTAAGTTTAATGTCTTCACTTTAGGTGTTGAAGTTTCAACTTTAATCTTTGAACATTTATATACTAGTAAGGGCTGGTAATAATTTACATGTTTTATATCTAAGGCCTGGTGAGTTAAATTGACGTTAATTGTGTCTTGTGGCAATATTAGCCTCCTTTAATTTTTGTATAATCTGTGCATTAGCTTTAAAGTTTTGACTACAACAATAAGCAACATTGCTATAATTGGAATCAATTTTAATAAGTCCACTGTTTTGCATATTTGTTGTAGGATAGATATATAAGTTAACTTGAAGTGAATATTTATCATCTTCTTCTTGTTCTAGTGTTAACTTACAAGTATTCTCATAAATAAAATCAGTTAACAAACTATAAATTTGAAGCATGGTGTAATATGAATCCCTATCTTGAGAATTTATAACTTGACTTAAAATAAATATTTGAAAATGCAAACTAAACTCATTTACATTAGAGTAAAATTCACCGCATCTTGAATTTGGTATTAATAAGTTATCTATATTTTCAAATTTAACTGCACATATATTTTCAAGCTTGGTAGTGTGTTTAGACATGTATGGATGATTATATGTATGAATTATGTCTAAGTTTATTCCTAAGTTCTTAATGACTTCTTTAAAACTTTTTAGATAATCTAGTAAACAAGTATGTATAACCTTAATATTGAGTATCACTAGTTTATCCTATAACTAATAGAATTAAGCATATTTGCAGTATCAATTAATGTTGATGTTGGATAAGATGATCCTTTTCTTTTTTTATATGCAATGGTTTTAGCTTGTATTTGGGGTTTTACTTTGTTTGATACAACATAGTTAGTGTAATAAGTAATAAAAGCCTTTGCTATGGCTTGCATACCTTTTTTAGGATTTTCCATAAAGCAATTTCTTATATAAATTGTGTCTATGTTTTCCCTAAATCCCATTTCATTAGCAACAGCATATAGATGTGATCTTGAAGGCAATTTGCTACTACCAAATTCATGCATACGAGCAATTTTTGCATTTCTTTTATCAAACCAACCAATCTCAATCTCTATTTCCATTCTATTACCTTCAAAATGATAGTAAGATAGCCAATACTAGAGTCAATACTGACTATTTCATAAAACATATTAGAATCTGATATTCTATCTTTAAGTTCAAACTCTAAATTAGATGTAGTATAAAGTTTATGAAGCGACTTTATATCATAAAGATTGGAATCATATAAATTTGTAAGTTCATCTGATTCTATACTAAAAAATACACCCGTAAACTCTTGAAATTTATCCTTATCATATGTCAACTGATAATCTGATAAGTCTTCTAAATAAGCATAAGTGCCTTTATAGAGTTTAAGCGTCTCTTCATTCTTAAAGTAAGAGATTATTCTTGATGCTGATCCTGCTAGTCTACTTCTAACATTATTCTTATGAATCATCTTATAATTCCTATACAACAAGAAGGATTAGTTGTTTGGCTTTTAAGACTACTAAGTAAAGATTCAAACTGACTACAAAAACTTGTGTTTGCATTAGATTCATTACCAATAGGGTGATATGAAATTTCAAGATCATTAATCTTCTCACTCTTTATCCGATCAAGACCAAATTCACGTATCACACCCGCTTGATTTAGTTTACAACCTATATAGTAATAAAGTAGTAATATCAGATGTGAGGAGGTAAGCATGTCAGCATTAATTCCTTTGGTAGTTATTATCATCTCAAGTAATTCTGTATAAGTTTCAAACTGAGTAAATGACAATACTTCTTCATTTAAATTAAGTAAACTTAATATCTTACTATGAAGTGTTTGCAATTCTGATGACATATCTAACCCCTCTTCTACTAATAATTAACTTTGCTTAATATCAACTCTTAATATGCTCTTTGCTGTTGCAATAAGACCCCCTAAAACAAAATCAATGTATGAATGTGCAATATCAGTTGAATCTTTATCAACTTGTTCATTTGGCATTGGTAACATATACTTACTTGGTTTGAATTTAATTAATTCTGAATTTAATGGATAAATTAATATCTGATTTGAGAGTAAATTAGATGTTTGGATATATACTTCTTGTCTATTATTAACAGCTTTAATAGTCTTGATAAGAAAATCTTCCCATGAATCAGTTGAAGAATAAATATTAGATGATGTTGATGTATTTGTTATTGCATAGGGTTCAACTAGTTTTAAACTTGTTTTTGGATCAACTAGTACCATCATAGGAGTAGAAAACTCATCACCAAGTTCTAGTTTTCCAAGCCCATCTTTTATTTTTTCAAATATTTTATCCATTTTATCTTTATTAGATGACTCAACATCTTCTTTTACTTGATCAGGCATATTAAGCAGTCCATACATATTAGGAAGCATACGTTTTTGATTCTTACCATCTTTTTGTATTGAGACAGAACCAGTCAATATAAAGTGATTTATAAGTTTAATAATCTCATTACTTGCAAGCTTATATGCTTCCCTAAATGGAAGTAAATTATTATTTACATCACCTGCATAATCATTATTTTTATAAAATCCTTCAGAAGTTTGCTTTAAATGTCTAAACTTATATTGTAATTTAAGATAGTTAAGTCTAACTGCTTCTGAACGAAAACCAATAGTAGCAATAGTATTAACTTCATTTACTAATGTTGTTGGATTAGCATTAAGAAAGGCATCCCATTTTATTGTTTTTAAGTACCCTGTCTTTAAATCTACATCTTCAATTTGTTCACTAGAAAACCAATTATAAAATATTGGTAACTTTACTTCATTAAATATATTTGCTATCTCTTTAGCATAATAATTTTGATCATATAATTCTGACATCTTTAACCTCCTTTAACTTATTAACTTGGTTTACCTTTATTACCATAAATAGCTACATTTACTATATAAAGCTTTTTTTCAGTGTCAAGTTCAATAGCATCTGATAATGCCATGGCATTAATTTTGCCATCACTTGAGTTAACCTTTTCAAGCTCACCATTTGTATTAAATTTAAGTTTGTCTTTTCTTTTTATACTACTGCTTTCTTTTGCTACTAAATATCCTTGGAAATTATTTGTAATAGGAATTACTGTAGCAGTATTAGTAAACTCATCTATGTCTGTACATATGCCATAAATGTCATCCTCACCACCAACTGCAACATGTGGTTCATAATGTGGTTTACTACTATCTGATGTTGTATCTACAACTAGCTTTACTCCTCTTTTATATGGATAACCTGTAAAGAAGTAATTCTCTAATTTGTCATGCCTACTAGTTACAGTACCACCTTGATTTTGTAAATGTCTATTTTTATCCCTAAAATCAACCTTATTACTAAAAGTACTAGCATCACTAGTAGGGTTCTTCATTTGCTTCTTTAGTTTCTTAAGTTTATCTTGATAGTCAGTTACTAACTGAGTTATGTTTGTTGACACTTTAACCTCCTAACCTTTTGCTTTACTTTAAGAAACGGCCTTATTACCATAAATAGCTATTTTTATTAAATACAGCTTATAATCCTCTTGATCTTTTTTAGATGTATCATCAGTAAGATTTAATGTAAATATAGTTGATAATGCAATTGCTTTAATTGATGATTGTGAATCATTAGTTGATTTAATGACTTTTCCATCTGAATCAAAATCTAACTTATCACCAATCTGAATACTAGAAGAGCTTTTAGCAATTACATAACCTTCAAAATTATTTGTTATAGGTATTACTGTTGCTACATTAGTATGCTCATCAATATCAATGCATATACCATACATATTCTTACCATCAGATACTTCAACTTGAACCTCATCCGATTTTTCAGTTTCAATTTTTAATTTAACCGCACTCTTGTATGGAAACCCTATAGCAGGGTATTCTTCTAACTTATCTGTACTACTTGATACAGATTGAGATATAGCATCAAATGTTAAGTTTTTATCTCTAAAATCAGTTTTAGCTTTAAATACTGACCTTTCATCATAATTAAAACTTTTAGAATATTTCTTTAACTTTAATATAACGTCTTTCAATGACTTACCATCCTCAGTTTCAAGTACTGCTGCTTGCCTTTTTCTTCGACTTCGTCCTCTTGTTCTAGAAGGTTGTTGTAATTCTTCTCCTTGTTCTTCGTCTTTTTGTTCATCATCATTGTCTTCATCATCTTCTTTTATTTGTTCTTGTTGTAACTGTTGTTTTAAAGTCTCAATCAGTTCATTATCATCCATGCCAGCATACATATCGGGTTCAAGTGTTACATGTCCCAAATTAGGTACTAAGCTTGGATTTTGATTACCCTTGTTATTCACTATTATTTATACCCTCTGTTCCCAAATATACTTACAAGAGCTATATATAGTTTTTCATTAATTTTAAATGCACTTGATAAGGCAATACCATTAATAGTTGTGTTTGAACCGCTTTCATTCTCAAGTTCACCATTTGCATCAAATTTAACTTTTCCTCCTGGTGTAATAGAAGATTGACCACTTTGTTTTACTACTAAATAT from Borrelia coriaceae includes the following:
- a CDS encoding DUF1322 family protein, which gives rise to MITKDALQFIKSLQTTRERYFALLEEVKKNKYWLPIFTNVCSYNEVKSMFYDELMEVNKISEAKLEKQILELILSK
- a CDS encoding DUF1473 family protein, producing the protein MITRYKMQILSKDKTYEYQLKVLPMYEWDSILGFSQNEGTQKLNEIKYLKEITNLMIKPGFLDEFYLILDNNREFATYYKDYLVAIIYCVEFNIFHLDPEFKKPSFIFLKEYENNVGDFVQFDYINDTEFNYEHVVNKIKDNNQDRITL
- a CDS encoding DUF3890 domain-containing protein, coding for MSSELQTLHSKILSLLNLNEEVLSFTQFETYTELLEMIITTKGINADMLTSSHLILLLYYYIGCKLNQAGVIREFGLDRIKSEKINDLEISYHPIGNESNANTSFCSQFESLLSSLKSQTTNPSCCIGIIR
- a CDS encoding DUF764 family protein, with product MILNIKVIHTCLLDYLKSFKEVIKNLGINLDIIHTYNHPYMSKHTTKLENICAVKFENIDNLLIPNSRCGEFYSNVNEFSLHFQIFILSQVINSQDRDSYYTMLQIYSLLTDFIYENTCKLTLEQEEDDKYSLQVNLYIYPTTNMQNSGLIKIDSNYSNVAYCCSQNFKANAQIIQKLKEANIATRHN
- a CDS encoding DUF1463 family protein, with the protein product MNNLYKLTDVYFSIGGRQINSGKLEFTSEPTTRAIISNEDRGLPVISLRDPKTITYIFNIEVTLGSQDYILLTQLADDQFYNMNISKNDKMLDLVFNDRISTKIISNTAVFTEEPSRSYSSEAEKVTFEIRAINCEKITKIN
- a CDS encoding DUF792 family protein; translation: MLNNNTLSPHEIFQIIRDVSTQIFALFSTDNFIVLFPRPDLKGMGYLPQLFFIKPKSELITRTYNTSCSKRPVINYYSRKAEYVSYNPTLTAETISLSGGILTNLYKEMLTPLKSTYFGNCLLEFDSNLVKEQLASRLQAQVPFTAYSPSFGIKDLVVINSITFKDTPFIDEVEVSLNMEVIKTFSLRKYKG
- a CDS encoding DUF759 family protein, which codes for MNDKFTIKFKGVLDHAATRKSLERDISKLENLIKPKRTSLGSTKDFIKYNLQEKKRELKNQTKYEKLRDKVEKFRLSETKKLIKQGYTFQKAQREAFKRSTMSSEDLRTLEYKKLKEESKRKGKLTQQNKVGIGIPSIAIGTAIGNIVSHAIKKVSSNTLGFAKEAIKEQAIAKRFNLINSRIFEKNEKASLMSNLHGMKTFEQTKSIEEFLSKAGVIKGTLANLGLDNENNVLKSVELAAKLKASGIASSDDDAISSVIELLSGKGNAIFTMMSQFKKVRKDYLEQSQMQYEQGATLDLSSRTKMIEKILKDFNSLNITQHASAADKAVSNIYKLDDELKELTAKVMDPLVKVTADLLTWLKDFKFKTHIVDPLINGIKNIFSLDILIARLKSILPKFLGGDGGESLAKLQEESDKSVSTP
- a CDS encoding DUF228 domain-containing protein yields the protein MNNKGNQNPSLVPNLGHVTLEPDMYAGMDDNELIETLKQQLQQEQIKEDDEDNDDEQKDEEQGEELQQPSRTRGRSRRKRQAAVLETEDGKSLKDVILKLKKYSKSFNYDERSVFKAKTDFRDKNLTFDAISQSVSSSTDKLEEYPAIGFPYKSAVKLKIETEKSDEVQVEVSDGKNMYGICIDIDEHTNVATVIPITNNFEGYVIAKSSSSIQIGDKLDFDSDGKVIKSTNDSQSSIKAIALSTIFTLNLTDDTSKKDQEDYKLYLIKIAIYGNKAVS
- a CDS encoding DUF228 domain-containing protein, which codes for MSTNITQLVTDYQDKLKKLKKQMKNPTSDASTFSNKVDFRDKNRHLQNQGGTVTSRHDKLENYFFTGYPYKRGVKLVVDTTSDSSKPHYEPHVAVGGEDDIYGICTDIDEFTNTATVIPITNNFQGYLVAKESSSIKRKDKLKFNTNGELEKVNSSDGKINAMALSDAIELDTEKKLYIVNVAIYGNKGKPS
- a CDS encoding DUF1506 family protein — encoded protein: MIHKNNVRSRLAGSASRIISYFKNEETLKLYKGTYAYLEDLSDYQLTYDKDKFQEFTGVFFSIESDELTNLYDSNLYDIKSLHKLYTTSNLEFELKDRISDSNMFYEIVSIDSSIGYLTIILKVIEWK
- a CDS encoding DUF787 family protein, with amino-acid sequence MPQDTINVNLTHQALDIKHVNYYQPLLVYKCSKIKVETSTPKVKTLNLNINSFTKQIDALEKEGSNDQDAFDKEKAYLKKAIQAFFSAGEQGLRSVKLLIYKDSNESKEIKSQLQENRYTFVVLINTYSSTNDGGDGLTVYKDDYTHFKEDKHFFVFATKESEIKELFKNGSNSKAKIIVIHSKKEEHLHLRFISKYLHEASIFHSTNPYGLKFSGMNPITDSGDIDKLRKANINFYSLLNETGLDGVMAFKEGVTLEGAAIDELFTYHYIKYELTFELVRVWNVNNRQNSKLSALQLDGKKDNAYTTAIECKLKSFIDKGMIVSYSDLNVKIEPSSSLKLLLSLNIVYNFSMNSVLLNITSQDISDYLNTLSS